From bacterium, the proteins below share one genomic window:
- a CDS encoding response regulator transcription factor — MSIVFRIQIIEDSPEAQDLIRRCLRSDFDLSVADTGADGVRQVVSHVPDLILLDVGLPDEDGFDVCARIRSHQALESVPLIFLSGRGDAHDKVKAFKLGADDYVQKPFDGTELRARIEARLRHANRENRQLHFSDLRLDPLQLEVVIRAEDREWACDLTPHEFRLLHCLASRRGEPVSREGLIEFAWAGVTISARTVDTHMSNLRAKLAPLGGLLESVRGVGYRLAKPASG; from the coding sequence GTGTCGATCGTGTTTCGAATCCAGATCATCGAGGACTCTCCCGAAGCCCAGGACCTGATCCGTCGGTGCCTCCGTTCGGATTTCGACCTGTCCGTCGCGGACACGGGCGCCGACGGCGTTCGCCAGGTGGTGTCCCATGTACCGGACCTGATCCTGCTCGACGTGGGGCTTCCGGACGAGGATGGATTCGACGTATGCGCCCGAATCCGGAGCCATCAGGCGTTGGAGAGCGTGCCCTTGATCTTCCTGAGCGGGCGCGGTGACGCGCACGACAAGGTGAAGGCGTTCAAGCTGGGCGCCGACGACTACGTGCAGAAGCCCTTCGACGGCACGGAGCTGCGCGCGCGGATCGAGGCGCGCTTGCGGCACGCGAATCGCGAGAATCGGCAACTCCACTTCAGCGATCTGAGGCTCGACCCGCTGCAGCTCGAGGTCGTGATTCGAGCCGAGGATCGCGAGTGGGCCTGCGACCTCACACCGCACGAGTTCCGCCTCCTCCACTGCCTCGCTTCTCGGCGCGGAGAGCCGGTCTCGCGCGAAGGCCTGATCGAGTTCGCGTGGGCCGGCGTCACCATCTCCGCGCGGACCGTGGACACGCACATGAGCAACCTGCGCGCGAAACTCGCGCCCCTGGGCGGTCTCCTCGAGTCCGTTCGCGGCGTGGGGTATCGGCTGGCGAAGCCCGCGTCCGGGTGA
- a CDS encoding response regulator, with amino-acid sequence MNRPIRILVVEDDPVDAMTLERAVRRRALDVELDLVESAEAALDRLRCGQETGSPNAERPQLILADLRLPRLSGLDLLERVKADEAVRRIPFVLLSTSIQDLDVAAAYALGAAGYFSKSVDFDDFADTVAAIVAFVGRAVLLSPQANVPWSSSLPGRSTSHYLEGELVALIREDPRTFDFIQNGATDGLWYWDLEQPENEWMSSGFWTTFGFDPATKPHLTAAWQELIDATDLEVSRANFEKHCEDPAHPYDQVIRCRHRDGHTVWVHCHGIAIRDREGKPVRMLGAHRDVTAREVARRRAEDAEARLRAIASVLDETDETQASPRDARLRAILAAGPAD; translated from the coding sequence GTGAACCGTCCGATTCGTATTCTCGTCGTCGAAGACGATCCGGTTGACGCGATGACCCTCGAGCGGGCCGTCCGCCGGCGCGCCCTCGACGTGGAGCTCGATCTGGTCGAGTCCGCCGAGGCGGCGCTGGACCGACTCCGCTGCGGACAAGAGACCGGTTCACCGAACGCAGAGCGGCCGCAGCTCATCCTCGCCGACCTCCGCTTGCCGCGTCTCTCCGGGCTGGACCTGCTCGAACGCGTGAAAGCGGACGAAGCCGTTCGCCGGATCCCCTTCGTCCTCCTCTCGACGTCGATCCAGGACCTGGACGTCGCGGCGGCCTACGCGCTCGGCGCGGCGGGGTATTTCTCGAAGTCCGTCGACTTCGACGACTTCGCGGATACGGTCGCTGCCATCGTGGCGTTCGTCGGGCGCGCCGTCCTGCTCTCGCCCCAGGCCAACGTGCCCTGGTCCAGCTCACTGCCGGGCCGTTCGACTTCCCACTATCTGGAGGGCGAGCTCGTGGCCCTGATCCGGGAGGATCCGAGGACCTTCGACTTCATCCAGAACGGCGCGACCGACGGCTTGTGGTACTGGGACCTCGAACAGCCCGAGAACGAATGGATGAGCTCGGGATTCTGGACGACTTTCGGCTTCGACCCGGCCACGAAGCCGCATCTCACGGCGGCATGGCAGGAGCTGATCGACGCCACGGACCTCGAGGTCTCACGCGCCAACTTCGAGAAGCACTGCGAGGACCCCGCGCATCCCTACGACCAGGTCATCCGCTGCCGCCATCGGGACGGACACACGGTCTGGGTCCATTGCCACGGCATCGCGATCCGGGACCGCGAGGGGAAGCCGGTCCGCATGCTGGGTGCGCACCGCGACGTGACGGCGAGGGAAGTGGCCCGGCGGCGCGCCGAAGATGCCGAGGCCCGGCTTCGGGCGATCGCATCGGTGCTCGACGAGACGGACGAGACGCAGGCGAGCCCGCGCGATGCGCGACTTCGCGCGATTCTGGCGGCTGGCCCCGCAGACTGA
- a CDS encoding response regulator, protein MRTSLYPSYPPYPPCPPRRLLIVEDDQELHTVLARSAQRQCPDLEVDWACDLDTARRLLTHHRYDAVLADYRLGPNERGTEIQRWCRTRHLAPRIAIMSSTPLAELMECVPDASTQLLPKPFTTREFGDFVASLLDTARRSVRSRRPPADRCPG, encoded by the coding sequence GTGAGAACGTCCCTCTACCCGTCCTACCCTCCCTATCCGCCCTGCCCGCCGCGTCGACTCCTGATCGTCGAAGACGACCAGGAGCTGCACACCGTGCTCGCACGCTCTGCGCAGCGCCAGTGCCCGGACCTCGAGGTCGACTGGGCCTGCGACCTGGATACCGCGCGTCGCCTGCTCACGCATCATCGATACGACGCCGTGCTGGCGGACTACCGCCTGGGACCGAACGAGCGAGGAACCGAGATCCAGCGCTGGTGCCGGACGCGTCACCTCGCGCCACGCATCGCGATCATGTCGTCGACACCGCTCGCCGAGCTGATGGAGTGCGTGCCCGACGCATCGACGCAGCTGCTGCCCAAGCCGTTCACGACGCGCGAGTTCGGCGACTTCGTCGCATCGCTTCTCGACACCGCGCGCAGATCCGTACGATCCCGTCGCCCGCCGGCAGATCGGTGCCCCGGGTAG